Proteins from one Psychromonas sp. psych-6C06 genomic window:
- a CDS encoding general secretion pathway protein GspB yields the protein MSTILQALQKSNFDQTGTPPPVAPKVNIFMQWKVIISAALLVIIVLLSALIYLLLNPPAKVAPAMNNIVTQQPQKNHMVQVTFDTKPLPTQAPKAEITVQAPKTVSVQEEEVIEEEDNSQQVISLNEENTSTEVDYEDTPNDLKKRFELALLLSEIEENSEIKDDFTPEEGMNDGSDIRDMSSDFQNKVPLIRYDSHMYSSVVADRWIRINGEKLTEGEFDSTGQLELIEIQPQRSIFRLERQSFSVESLTDWKGY from the coding sequence ATGTCGACTATTTTACAAGCATTACAAAAAAGTAATTTTGACCAGACAGGGACTCCCCCACCGGTCGCCCCTAAAGTGAATATATTCATGCAATGGAAAGTGATTATTTCTGCGGCATTACTCGTGATCATCGTATTATTAAGCGCGCTGATATATTTATTGCTTAACCCACCAGCTAAAGTGGCACCGGCAATGAATAACATCGTCACACAGCAACCTCAAAAGAACCACATGGTGCAAGTAACATTTGATACTAAACCACTTCCAACGCAAGCACCTAAGGCAGAAATAACAGTTCAAGCACCTAAAACCGTATCTGTTCAGGAAGAGGAAGTGATTGAAGAGGAAGACAATTCACAACAAGTTATCTCACTTAATGAAGAAAACACATCAACTGAAGTAGATTATGAAGATACGCCAAACGATCTCAAAAAACGCTTTGAATTAGCACTTCTGTTAAGCGAAATTGAAGAAAATAGTGAAATAAAAGATGACTTCACTCCCGAAGAAGGGATGAATGATGGCAGCGATATTCGAGACATGAGCAGTGACTTTCAAAATAAAGTACCACTTATCCGTTACGACTCGCATATGTACTCATCAGTGGTTGCTGATAGGTGGATTCGCATCAACGGTGAAAAGCTTACAGAAGGTGAGTTTGATAGTACAGGACAGTTAGAACTCATTGAAATACAGCCTCAGCGAAGTATTTTCCGCTTAGAAAGACAAAGCTTTAGTGTAGAGTCGTTAACGGACTGGAAAGGGTATTAG